From a region of the Chlorocebus sabaeus isolate Y175 chromosome 23, mChlSab1.0.hap1, whole genome shotgun sequence genome:
- the SPINK13 gene encoding serine protease inhibitor Kazal-type 13: protein MAAFPHKIIFFLISSTLTHMVSSAIFKKHDFTKWPKPPCKMYYPPEPFYDVDCPDVIAPVCASNGRTFQNECFFCVEQWEFGFYIEFEKYGKCD, encoded by the exons ATGGCTGCCTTTCCCCACAAGATTATATTTTTCCTGATATCCTCTACTTTGACACATATGGTTTCCTCAG caattttcaaaaaacacGACTTCACTAAATGGCCTAAG CCCCCATGTAAAATGTATTACCCACCGGAACCATTTTACGATGTAGACTGCCCTGATGTAATAGCACCTGTTTGTGCCTCTAATGGCCGCACTTTCCAGAATGAGTGTTTCTTTTGTGTTGAGCAATG gGAATTTGGTTTTTATatagaatttgaaaaatatggaaaatgtgATTAA